The genomic DNA GGGCAATTTTTTATTTTGTCTTTCCCAGTCGCACAGCGGCGCGTGCATCAATAAAAGCGGAGTACAGGACGATCGGGGCCATCACCGCCAGCACGACTCGGATGAGCTCAGGTGCTCCTGCCTTGATGAGATGGAAGGCCGTGGGCATCCCAGCGTGGCTGCCTGCCTCCCAGAAAACCGACGCGACCATTGCGCCAAAGACCATGGCGATCACCATGTGCAGAACGTACTCGCCGGCCGGCAATCCCCCGAGCTTCTGGCGGCTCTGCCCCTCCAGAGCAAAGTCCACCATGGAGATCAGCGCATCCACGGCGAGCAGGCCCACCAGCGCCCAGAAGAAGCCACCGTACAGAGCGACATTCGGCACGACAAGAAACAGGATCGCGTAGGTCGGCCCACGGAGGCTGTGGACAATGAGCTCGGCACGTGAGTCTTGGTGGGAGCGTATCCCGTGGGAGATCGCATGGTAGAGCAAGATATCTACCGCTCCCAGAACCCCGATCATGAAGAGAAGATAGGTAGGGATAATCACGGGCGTTGCCCCAGCACACGGAGCAGGGCCTGCTGCCGCCGGGTGAAGACTTGGGTGATCATGGGGGCGATCAGGAAGCGCATGGCGACCTCTCCCCCGTAGTACCACGGCAGCTGTAGATCCAGATCGTCCTTGGCGAGCAGGCCGGTAGGTGTCGGGTCGAAGGTGTGGACATGCGTGAAGACACGAAAGGGACCGTGGAGTCGCTCTTCTCCAAAACGATAGGGCGGCTCGTACAGATGCTGCCGAAACCCGAAGACAACCGGGAGGATACGACAAACGGTCACCTCGAAGTAGGTTGTTGCGCCCGGGCGGACATGCCCGTCATGGTTCAAGAGACGAAAGCCTGGCCGGTCGGCGTGCAGTAGGGCCAGGTTGGCAGGGTCGGCGTGGAAGGCAAACGCTTCTTCTTGCGAGGCGGGGAAGTGCTGTTCAAAGTGGAAGCGCATGGGATTTGTGAACGGTGCAATTATAGCTTGCTCGTCCCCTGTTCTGTACGGGTTGCTTGCTTTTCTCTTGGGTAGTGGCGCACTTGAAACGTGCGGCGGGGGAGCACAGGGGGCTGCTCGTAGTACCGCTGTATCGCCTCCTCGCTACGGTGCCGATCGAGGGTCGGAGTCATGCGAATCAGCGACCACGCCATCCCGCCAAAGAGCGCGATTCCGAGCACGGCAAGGGTGATCCACAGCCACGCCGCAGTGTCTTGGGTGAACGGGAGCCGCTTGCGGTGCGCATCTGTCTCCGTGATCCCCGCCCGTGTCAGTGCTTGGACAAGCGCGTCAAACGGCTCTTTCCTCCCCAGTGGGATTCCGCCCCGCTGCACCAAAAACGCCTCGCCTGCATCGTCGAGCAGTTCCAGCCCGACAATGTCTTTCTTGCCCGAGATGCGCCAGCGCCACGCCGCGCACTTCTTCTCCCAGACAAGCTCGCCGTTTTTTTGCACCGCGATTTTCTGGCCCGTGAACGTAAAGCCATGCTGCCACTGCGTGAGCAAGAAGACCGGGCAGACAATGGCAAACCCGATCAGCCAGACAGCGCTCTGAGCAAAGCCACTCTTGCCCTGGTAGTTAGGACGAAAGAGCTCCACCTCGGAGAGCCTACCGGTGAAGTAGAGCCCACAGGTCATCAAAACAGCAAGGGAGAGGGCCAAGACAATCCCAAGGACAATACGGGGAACGGGCTGTTTCCCCAATAAAATTTCTTGTCGTAGTTGTTGCATAGGCTCTCCGACACAATAACACAACCTTTGGTTGCGCCACTAGCTCCCCTCAGTAGCTACCCGGCATGTGGATACCGTCGAAGGCATGGAGCCCCGCCCACACTAGCCAGGAGAATCCCACCAAGGCAACCAGTGCGAGCGCCGCGGCTAGCCACGCCCCCACATCTTTTGCAAAGGGTAGCGGCTTGGTATTGGTCTCCGTCTCGGGAATCTTTGCACAGTCAAGCGCTTCGATCAAGGGCGCAAAGGGCTCCCGCGTCCCCAGCGGGAGCCCCCCTAGTCTTACCAGATACGCCGCGCCTTGGTCGTCGAGCAGTTCCACGCCTAGGATATTCTTCTTGTCCGAGCTACGCCAGCGCCACGCTATGCACTTCTGTTCCCAGACAAGCTGCCCATTTTCCCGTACCGCGATACTCTGGCCCGTGAGCGTAAAGCCATGCTGGCGGCGCGTCAGCAAGAAGACCGGACAGACGATGGCAAGCCCGATCAGCCAGGCGAAGACCTGGGCAAAGCCGCTCTTCCCGTCGTGGCCGGGCTGAAGGAAGTCCGTCTCTGAGAGCTTACCAGAGAGCAGGAGGCCGCAGGTCACAAGCAGAGCAGTACTTAGTATCAAGACCAGCCCACCAATCGGGCGTGGCAAGGGCTGTTTCCCCAAATAAATCTCTTGTCGTTGCTGTTGCATAGCCTCTCCTGGACCACTCCACCCATGCTGGTTACATCTAGAGCGAGCCGCACAAGGGAAGGGTATCACAAGGTCACAACCGAGACACTACGCGCCCCTGACGACGCAGTTTCAGACATTCAATCAAGCAAATGACAACCTAGCTCGACCAAAGTGAATGTATTTTCAAATATATTCAAATGTTTAAAAGACAAACCAAAACCTGCTCTGTCATAAACACGATATTTATCAAGACCAATACAAAAATATTCACCATCAAATATATACTCGGTTAAGAAAGAAATGCATTCCTTAGGTTCCATTTCAATCTCAACACAATTTTGTGCACGCGTAAATCTACCGCCCAAACTTACACTTCCCATATCCAACGAAATAACATTGTGGATTCTCCCATTATCATCTCTGTTCGTAACCCAAAATTCAGCACCAGATTCAATAGAGTTATCTATATAAAGGGACATTATTTTTGCATCTGAAATATTTATAACTCTGGTTTCAATAATTTTGTTTTCAGAATTAACAACTTGGTCAAAATGCAAGTCATTCCTTATATTCATTGCTTTTTCAACAAGTGTTATTGGATAATATTCCCCAATGTAAATCTTACGCATAACAACCTATTCCTATATCACCATAGGTGTAACCGGGCTTGCAGGGAGTGCTGGCAGCTCTGAAGGCCGCGGAGAGTGCACAAGAAAAAGCCAAGGGCGATGCCCAAGGTGCCAACCAAGCCCAGAGCGCTGTCCTCGCGGCGCTACAAGCCTTTGTCGGCCCTCTCAACCGCGGCGCTCGTGTCGCCTGCAAAGATCGCCCCGACCTCCTCACCAAGCTTGGGCTCTAACCCACCCCCTTCGCCCCGCGGAACGCGGGTTTCAGGCGAAGGGGGTCGCCGTCTAAGCGGCGGGGGGATGTCACAGGATGGGATCAGACGATGGTGTTTTCCAAGACACCGAGGTTCTCGATCTCCAGGCGCACCACATCGCCCACTTGTAGCCACGGCCACGAGCCCTCAGGGAACTCGACCAAGCAGCCCGTCCCGACCGTCCCTGAGCCGATCAGGTCGCCGGGCTTGAGAACCGTGTTGCGGCTGGCGGCGGCGATCAGCTCCGCGAAGGTCCAGTTCATGTCCTTGGTCGAGCCGCGCCCCCGGCGCTCGCCATTGACACTGACCTCCATCCAGAGATCGTAGCGGTTGCCCCGACTGGTGTCGATAATCCTATCCACGAGTTCATCGGGGGTGACTAGCTCTGGCCCAACACTGGTGGCGAAGTCCTTCCCCTTGGCCGGCCCCAGCCCGACTTTCATCTCGTGGCGCTGGATGTCGCGCATCGACCAGTCGTTGAGGATCGTGAAGCCTTGGATGTGGTTATCGGCCTCCTCCACCGGGATGTCTCTGCCCTCTTTGCCAATCACCACGGCCCACTCCAGCTCGTAGTCCAGCTCCTGGGTCTCGGCGGGCTTCTTGATCGGGGCGCTATTGCCGACGATACTAGCCGGGTTGGAGAAGTAGAACACCGGCGCATCGTACCACTCCGGGATCATCTCCAGGCCACGCTTCTTGCGCGCGTTCTTGACATGCGCCTCAAAGGCATAGAAGTCCCGGAAGGAGGGAAACGATGTTGGCAGAGCAAGTTTCATATACTTAGAGAGTACCCGAAAAAGGCGCAACACCCACACAAAAATATGCTCTTAAAGGGAAGGTACAATAACACCATGGATCCGCGTCAAACCCCCAAGACCCGCCGACATCCTCTGGCGATTGTCGAGACAACCAAGGGAATCTTCAAGATCGTCCTCTACCCGGAGATCTGCCCCAAGACCGTTGAGAACTTTGTTAAGCTGGCAAAGAAGGGCTTCTACAATGGCCTCAAGTTCCACCGGGTCGAGCCCGGCTTTGTCATCCAAGGCGGCGATCCCAACGGCGATGGCACCGGCGGCCCGGGCTGGTCGATCCCCAACGAGCACAATGGCCCGCTTCGGCACAACCGTGGTGCGGTCGCCATGGCCAATGCGGGACGAGACACCGCCGGGAGCCAGTTCTACGTTGTCATCAGCAAGCCCGCCCCCAACCTCGATGCGAAAGAGCCCGATGGGATGAGTAAGTACACCATCTTTGGCCAGGTCGCTACCGGGCAGAATATCGCCGAGAAGATTCAGGTTGGGGACAAGATCCTCAGCATCAAGATCGTGGAGTAACACAACACAATGCTCGCCCTACTGGCCTTTATGGTCCTCACCCAGACTCCGCCCCCCGCGCAGAAGCCGCCGGAGAAGAAGCCCGAGAAGGCAAAACCCGCCCCCAAGCCCAAGAAAGAGGCACCCAAGAAGCAAGAGCGTCCGATCGCGACCCTGGAGACTGCCAAGGGGACCGTCGTGGTCGAGCTTGAGCCCACCGAGGCACCGGTGGCGGTCTCGAACTTTATCAGCCTGGCGCAGCGCGGCTTCTACAACGGCCTGACCTTTCACCGTGTTGAGGATAGCCTCGTGCAGGGCGGCGATCCACTGGGCAACGGGACGGGCGGCCCGGGCTACACCATTCCCTTTGAGCAAAACCGTGGGCTCAAGAATGTCAAGGGCGTGATGGGGATGGCCCGTGGCGCGGAGCGTGACTCTGCAGGGAGCCAGTTCTACCTCCTGAAAAAAGATGTCCCCGGCTTCGATCTCAGTGGCTACACGCTCTTTGGGCGGGTCACCAGCGGGCAGGATGTCCTGGACAAGATCGCCGTGGGGGACAAGATTACGAGTGTCGCGGTCACCGTCCCGCCCGGCTACAAGCCGCGTGC from Armatimonas rosea includes the following:
- a CDS encoding SRPBCC family protein, with translation MRFHFEQHFPASQEEAFAFHADPANLALLHADRPGFRLLNHDGHVRPGATTYFEVTVCRILPVVFGFRQHLYEPPYRFGEERLHGPFRVFTHVHTFDPTPTGLLAKDDLDLQLPWYYGGEVAMRFLIAPMITQVFTRRQQALLRVLGQRP
- a CDS encoding fumarylacetoacetate hydrolase family protein → MKLALPTSFPSFRDFYAFEAHVKNARKKRGLEMIPEWYDAPVFYFSNPASIVGNSAPIKKPAETQELDYELEWAVVIGKEGRDIPVEEADNHIQGFTILNDWSMRDIQRHEMKVGLGPAKGKDFATSVGPELVTPDELVDRIIDTSRGNRYDLWMEVSVNGERRGRGSTKDMNWTFAELIAAASRNTVLKPGDLIGSGTVGTGCLVEFPEGSWPWLQVGDVVRLEIENLGVLENTIV
- a CDS encoding peptidylprolyl isomerase — encoded protein: MDPRQTPKTRRHPLAIVETTKGIFKIVLYPEICPKTVENFVKLAKKGFYNGLKFHRVEPGFVIQGGDPNGDGTGGPGWSIPNEHNGPLRHNRGAVAMANAGRDTAGSQFYVVISKPAPNLDAKEPDGMSKYTIFGQVATGQNIAEKIQVGDKILSIKIVE
- a CDS encoding TonB family protein; translation: MLALLAFMVLTQTPPPAQKPPEKKPEKAKPAPKPKKEAPKKQERPIATLETAKGTVVVELEPTEAPVAVSNFISLAQRGFYNGLTFHRVEDSLVQGGDPLGNGTGGPGYTIPFEQNRGLKNVKGVMGMARGAERDSAGSQFYLLKKDVPGFDLSGYTLFGRVTSGQDVLDKIAVGDKITSVAVTVPPGYKPRAFGETHAAEPQTLFYPVLPDDLASRTYSRTVKVKVAVGTTGSADITLTRGSGDEEIDDAIVAAMRLWRWQPALKQGQPVAQTLEFVYDLATHSRRMGGKE